TCTGGTTCGACAAGTCGAGCGGCATCGGCCAGCTGCATGCCTACAACCGCGAAGGTCGTATCTTCGTAGAGTATCTGGGGCCGATCAAAGAAGGCAGTGGGGGTGAGGTGCATGAGTTCCTCGGTGCCGACATCCTGGAGGTCGTGCGGGTCGCCTCTCCGACCGCCACCGACGTGTATTTGGGCGACCAGCTTACGCCGCGCACTGCAGGTGGCCGTTTGCTGCCGCTTGAGCAGGATGCCGAGTGGCTGGCCTATCCGGTCAACTCCGTCTCGACCAACAACGAAACCTTCTACGGCTCCATTACCCGACGCGACGGCGTGATCGAATACTTCGCCGAGCGCGAAAACCTGTCCCCTGATCGGGTGGCGTTCTATTGGTTGGAGGAGTCCGATGCGGCGATCCACTTCCAGAGTGCGGCCAACGCTCCGGACCTCGGTATCTATTGGCCGCGCATCCGCAGTCACTATCGCCAAATCTGGCCGGACGACGTCACCGAATACGCCCACTACACCGTGGGGACTCTGGGTAGCACGCCGGCGACGGGACTGGCTTTTACCGGCGGGCAACAACCGCAGATCATCTTCCAGGATGACCCCGCGCAGAGCGAAGCGCGCATCGACTCCTCCTCCCAACGTTTGTTTGTGCAGTTCACCGGGGCCGATGGGTTGAACCGCTCCCTGCTCAAATTCAGCGGCACCAACGAGCTCTGGTATGTGCGCTTGTTCACTCAGTTGGAGGATCGCGTGCGCCGGATTTCCGTCACGGATGGCGGCAGCGGTTACACCGAAGCGCCGACGGTGACCTTCACCAACGGCGGCGACGGCGCGACTGCCGTCGCCACGGTCGTCGATGGCGTGGTGGTGTCGATCACCGTGACCGATCCCGGGCGTAATTTCACTGCGGATACGCAGGTGGTGATTTCCGGCGGCGGCGGCAGTGGCGCGACTGCCGAGGTCACGATCCTGGGCTTCCTCGAAGGCGATGCCGAAAACGCCATCTATGCCGACGCGGTGGTCGGTGAGCGCATCGATGCTCCGGAAGGTCACGAGATTGCCGGCTACATTGCGGCCGGCACCGGCTACAATGTCGGCGCCTACGTCGATCCCTTCGATGTCGGGGTGGAAGAGGCCGCGACTGGTGCGATCATTCCGATCAACGCCATGCCGGCAGACGACGTGCTCAAGGTCTGGTGGTTTAAGGAAGTGGTGCCGGCCAACCCCGCGTTCCAACCCTTTTATGTCCCGGCCAAGATCGGCACCTACAACCTCGCTTACCCGGAGGATCCGGCGCTGATCGTATTGGCCTCCAACGAGGGTAGTGGCAGCCTGGCGTCTGCGGAGATCGCCGGCAGCCTCTATGTGCAGAACGATCGCACCAAGGTCGGCTTCAACCCCAATGAAGAGCACGCGGTGGCGCTTGGCGGTCGACTTTACGCGCTGCGGGATGACCTCAACAACACGTCTTCCAACGCCTCCGTTTATACCTCCGAGCCGTATGTGTTGCTCGACTACACGGATTTGGAAGACGGTCGCCCGGCCATGCGTGCCTTCAGGGTGGAGCGGGAGTTGGATCGCGCAGGCACGGAGAATGACTGGAAATTTAACTATCCGGTGACCGCTGGCACCATTCTCCAGCCCCCGATGCCGCTGCCCATCCTGCCGTTACCGGTGAATGCGAATGGCGATGTGGTGAACGAGGAGGTCCCGGCCATCACCGACTTGGCCGCAGCTGAGAATGCCCCTCCCGCCTACGACAGTTTCACGTTCAAGGACCGCAAGGGTTACGATTGGGTTTACCGCGGTCCGCATGGCGCCGGACCGGTGAACTCCATTGCGATTTCGTCCGGCGGTGCTGGCTACACCTCTGCTCCGACGGTTTCCTTTGTGGGCGGCGGTGGCAGTGGAGCTGCGGCGACCGCCACCGTCACCGACGGTGAGGTCACCGCGATTGAAGTGACCGCGCTGGGCAGTGGATACACCAGTGCGCCGACGATCGAGATCTCCGGTGGCGAAGGCACGGGCGCGACCGCGCAGGCCATCGTCGGACCGACCCTGGGCATGCAGTTCTACTACCTCATGCAGGAGAACTTTTACGTGCCGGGCATCGCTACCCAACCTGCCGTCGGCACCGTCCTGCCCTACCTCCGTCCGCTCGCCGAAGGCGTGCCGCAAGGCGACGCGGTCACGGGCACGCCGTTGACCATCACCTATCGTCCGGCCTGGCCTGAGCTTGCCCCGGAACTGCGCATCGCGGAGACGCTGACTCTGCCCAAGTTTGGCCTGCCCGCCGTGCTCACCCAGACCAGCGTGGAACTGCTCTATCAACAGTCCATCGCTCACGCCGGCAACGCGCAGCCCAGTGTCACGCTGCACGACCCGATTCGCGAAAAATCCTATGCCTTGGGTGAACTCAACGAACTGGACCGCATTCCCGACTCGGTGCTGACCTCCGATTATCAGGGACGCCTCTATTTCCAAGGCCTGCCGCCGCATCTGCAGAACCGGGTGTTCTTCGATGGCAACCGCGGCACCGACGGCGCCTTGGTTTTCCTTGGCGAGTTCGTCGATGAAATCGCGGGCGAAGACTACGTGAGTCTGAATGTTCTAGGCATCGATGACGTCGCGGCCCTCAAAGCTCTGTGTCAGACGACCGATACCAACAAGAGCAAGTGGGACAGTGCCATCGACGAGTTGAACACCGTAGTCGAGACGTTCGTGGAGGACGTTTTGCTACCGGGCACCTACGTGTCTGACGGTTCCCCGGTCACGGTCGGTCCGACTGTCCTCGCCCAGCCATCGGACTCAGATACCGCGGTGGTCAACTATGCGCTCACCGCCACCGGCAAGGGCAGTGGTTGGGTGTCGCTCATTTTCGGCGACGGCGAGGCGTTTACGCCGGCAGGTGAGCCGGTCAGCGCGGCCGTCTTCAAGGTCGCTCCGCGTCTTTACACCGGCGAGCTGAAGGTCGAACCCTCCAGTAACCCGCTGGATGAAATGGTCTCGCTGCGTCACTCCGGCGACTTCGCCGCCGAGCCCGGCAACTACGAGTTTGAATGGCGCTACGCGCCGCCCGTCGATGGCGTCGCGCCCGCAGTCTATACCTATGCACTGACCGCGCTTGCTAGTGACACCTGGCTGATTGTGCCTAATCCGGAAAACAACCTGCCAAATGCGGCCGAATACGCCGCGGCGGGCGATGTTTACTCGCTGCCGCACAACCGCGCCATCAACACCGATGATTCGCGAGTCGCCACCCAACCCGACCTGGTGGCCCGCAAGTCGAACGCCCTCGACTTCTCCGGTGGCGTGCCCGGCCGGATCATCTTTAGCGCCGACCTGTCCGACACCAACGCGGGTCTGGTGCTCTACGTGAATGGGGCAGCTGCAATTGCTTACAACGCGCCGGATAGCTTTGCCAACCTTAGCAGCTCCACCGGCTTGGTGGGCTCTGGTCTCACGCACCAATTTGAAGTGGACCCCAACGCGTTCCAGGCCGGAACCAACCGCATTGAAGTCGCGCTGTTCTCCGGCTCGGCGGAGGATGCCGTTTCGACCTTCGACTTCCGTCTGCATGCCTCCACCGAAACCGACGAAGTGGCCGGTTCCACCACTTGGCAGACCCCCAGCGGCGTGCTGAGTTCGCAGGTCATTGTGGGCGGTTCGCCCACCGCTCCTCTTGGCAGTCCCTTGTTGGTCCTCACCGACAACTATTTCACGCTGCGTTACCGCCCCAAGATCAACACGGGCAACATCCTCGCCGAAGGTTCGAATCAAAGTGAGGTTGGCTGGTCGCGTTGGACGCAGCCCAAGCTGGTCGAGGGCTGGATCAAGCGGGTGCTCGCCGGCATCAATCCCTTCAACCAGCGCGTCACCGACCTCTACAACAATGCCATCAATACCGACGTGTCCTTGCTCACGCAGGCCGGCACGCGTTGGGAGGGCGACATCTCGCTCAACCTGGCCAATATCCAGGACTTCGGCCTGATCGAAATCTACGAGACGGTGCTCAATCGCGGCAAAATGCTGAGTATCGAATCGGGCTTTGATTACGCCCCAGCCAACGACGCGCTCCTGCTGGCCGCTGGCTATTTGAACGACCTCTACACCCTGCTCGGTAACGAGGCCTTCGCCGATGCCGCCAACCCGACCATCTCGATCGACGACAGTTCGACGGTCACCGAAGTGAACACCTCGCGTTTCTCCTTCGAAGGGCAGGTTACCAGCGTGTTGGAAGAGGAGCTCGCCCTGCTGCGCGGTCGCGATGACTTCCTTTCGCCGGGCGTCACCGTTTCCCCGGCCTACAATCGCCTGTATTGGAACTACACCCGTGGCATCAACTCCGGCGAAGCCCTCTACGCGGCCAACTACAACATCGCGGAGAAGTCCGGCAGCTCCACCGCTGATGGTGTGGTCGATGCGGCCGACGCCTACCGCATGTTCCCGCAGGCGCACGGTGATGCTTACGGTCACTACCTCACCGCGCTCAGCGTATATCTCGGTCTGCTGCAGAACCCCAACTTAACCTGGGAGCCTCGCTCCGAAGCGGTTTCGGTGCTCGGCCAATCCATCCAGATCGACTACCAGGACGAACGGAAGTTTGCCCAGGCGGCGCTAAATCTCGCGCGCACTGCAGAGCAAGTGGTGGGGCTGACGCATCGCCAAAGCTATCGTGATGACCCGAGCGCCGGCTGGTCCCACTTCCGTGATGGTGCCACGAATACACGCACCGGTATCACGCGTCATTGGGGCCTTGATGAATGGACCTCCCGAGCCACCCAAGGCGCTTACTACAATTGGGTGATTGGCAACTCCATCCTGCCGGAACAGGACGACAACCCCGACCATACCGGCATTCAGGTCATCGACCGTTCCACCGTGCTTGAGCTCTCACAGCTCCCGACGATGGCGGACAGTTTCCAGACCAAGTTGGACAACGCGAATGCGCACCTGAACCCGCTCGGTCTCAGCCCGCATGCCATCGCCTTCGACATCTCGCCCAGCGAGCTGAAGGCCGGCAATTCGCACTTCGATCAGATCTACGAACGCGCCCTGCGTTCGGTGGTGAATGCCAAGGGGGCCTTTGACCAAGCCGCCCGCATGACCCGCTTGCTGCGCAATCAGGAGAACCAAATCCAGTCGCTCAACGATGCGATCGTGGACGAAGAGTTCGCCTTCGAAGTCGCGTTGATCGACATCTTTGGTCAGGCGTATCCGTCAGAAATCGGCGCCGGTCGCACCTACGCTCAAGGCTACGCCGGTCCCGACCTCTACCTCTGGTATGTGGTCGATCGCCCGACCGACCTGGTGGATACAGGCAGCACCTACGACATCTCGATCACCCTGCCGAAGGATGTGCCTCAGCTGTCGACCGATTTCCTCAATCTCCTGGATCCGGCCGTTCAAAGTATCTCCCTCAACCTGACCCCACAAACGGTCAGCATCCAGCCCGACCGAACGGTTCAATTCTCCGATGAGTTCCGTCGCGGCCAATCTATGGGTCTGCGTCCTACCATCGGCAGTGTGCAGATCGCGTTGGTGGAAGCTTACCAAGCACGAGTGGAATTTATGGCTGCTGGTGACGCGTTGCGCCTGAAACGACTACAGGTAGCAAAACAACTCGATCTGTTGTTAGAGTTGGCCCACCTCCACGCCGAAATTGTGGCGAAGCAGGCCAACGCAACTACTGAGATTCTCCGTCTTCGCCGGGTGCAGGCGGATCTCGAAAGCACGTCCGAGCTTTTGGCCACTACGGGTGATATCGTATACAATTCCTTCGAGGCAGCGTCGATCGCGCCGCCAGAATCTGCAGGATTGTCAAGTGACTTCACGTCGACGCTTCGCTCAGCTTTGAAAGGCTGGGGCACTGGCATTGATGGGGGGCTAAAGCTCGCTTCTGTAGGACTGCAGGGTGGCGCGCGCTTGGCTGGAATCGATTCCGAGCGGATCGCCGCCATCACGGAGACGGAAATCCTCGGGCTCGGGTTCGATTACGAGGAGCGCCAGGCGTTCTACGAGTTCCAGCTCTCCCTCAATGAGCTCTCCTCCAGCCTCTTCGAAGCTGCTCAGCTGGCGACCGCCCTGCAGCAGGCGAATGAGCGGGTGCGGAACGAAATCGCCACCGGCAATACCTTGCTGGCGCAGCGTGAAACCTTCCGGAAGCGCGCCGCGGCCAACATCCAGGGTTACCGCACCAAGGACCTCACCTTCCGCACCTTCCGCAATGAGGCCTTGGAGCAATACCGTTCCCTCTACGATCTGGCCGCCCGCTACACCTACCTCGCGGCCAAGGCTTACGACTACGAAACCGGCTTGCTGGGCACCACCACGGGCCAGACGGCGATCAACAACATCGTCTCCTCCCGCGCCCTCGGCGATCTGACCGGCGGCACCCCGCAGGCTACCGTCAGTGAGTTTGGTGACGCCGGTCTGGCCGGCACCATGGCTCGCCTGCAGGCCGACTGGGCCGTGGCCAAGCCGCGCCTCGGTATCAATAACCCGGATACGAACGGCACGGTCTTCTCGCTGCGTCGTGAGCTCTTCCGCCTCTCCTCGGAAGTCGATGGCGACACCGCCTGGCGCCAGACCCTTGAGCAGCACATCGTGAGTGACATCATGGCCGATCCCGATGTCGCGGCCTACGCCCGCAACGTGGGCAAGGGCGACGGCAGCGCGGTGCCGGGCATCATCATCCCGTTCTCCTCGCTCATCCAGAAGGGCTACAACTTCTTCGGCCATCCGCTGGCTGGTGGGGACCACGTCTTCACCGACTCCAATTACGCCACCAAGATCTTCAGCGTGGGTGTCGTGCTGCGGGACTACGTGGGCATGGACGCTTATGCTCAACGCGATCCGGGCCAGCCCGGACCGGACGCCACCGATCCCAACGCACTCGCCGCCACGCCTTACCTGTATCTGTTGCCCACCGGCACCGATTACATGCTGGCGCCGCCCTTGGGGGACACCGGTGAGGTGCGCGCCTTCACGGTGCATGATCAGGCCTTGCCGCTGCCGTTCAACCTCGGGGGATCGGACTTCTCCGATAGCCAGTTCTTCAGCGCGACGGACACCCTCTCGGAAAAGCCGTGGATCCTGCGTAAACACCAGGCCTTCCGTGCGGTGGACGACCCGGCCTTCTTCTACTCAACCGTGCCGGCGGAGTTCACCAGCTCCCGCTTGGTCGGTCGCAGCGTGTGGAACGGCGGCTGGAAGCTCGTCATCCCCGCCTACACCCTGCTCAGCGACGAACACGAGGGCCTCAACCGCTTCGCCGCCAGCGTGAAAGACATCGAGCTCTTCCTCCGCACCTACTCCAACTCCGGAAACTGAGCCATGACGACGCGCCACCTGCTCTCCGCCGCCGCGATGGTCTGTCTTACTATCGGTGCCGTCGTCTGGCATCTGCGGGACGACAACGCCACGACGGCTTCGGCGTCCGACGTCACCTCCACCGCGTGGGTCGATTCGGACGAGGCCCTGCTGAAACTGCAGCTCAACCAGGCCGAGGTCTTCCGCCGCGCCTTCTGGCGCCAGCCCGCGGACGATGATCGCATCCTCCACGCCGAGCGTCGCCACCGGCTGCGCGGCGAAGGCGGCAGCGTGGAGGAGTGGCAGTGGTTCATCGCCGTGGAACCGGGGGACGCCTTCGCCACTTGGTTCTTCGAGGACAATCCCTTCGAGCTCATCGCCGCTCGGCCGACCACCGCGATGCCCACCCTGACGGATGCGCCGGAATGGCTGCCGTCCGCCGACACGCTCGCGGGCATGGATCACTTCATCAAACCCGGCAGCCACCTCCACGTGTTTCGCGACGCGCGGAGTGGGCGGCTCTACGCCACCGACGAAGGTGGCGGTTTCACCTTGGCGCAGAACTGAACCTTTTTGCCATGACCTTTCATCGCTTTCCTTCCCCGTCCGCCGTGCTGCTCGGCCTGAGCTGTTTGCTGATCGCGTCCAGTGGCCTGTTGGCGCAGGGGGGCGTGTCACGACCGGTTGGATACATCGTGCAAACGATTCCGGCCGGGCAGACGCGTTCGTTTTCCGTTCCGCTCGACGCGCCGGCCTCCAGCCTCGGCGACTCGGTCGGCCTGATCACCGACGTGGGCGAAAACTGGCTCGAGAACGCCGCCGCCGATTGGGTGCCGGGCGTCTTCTCCTCGCCGGAGTATCCGTATTTCCTGCGCCTCACCTCGGGTGCGCAATCCGGCCGACTCTTCCGCATCATCAACCCGGCCAACACCGCCACCCGGATTTACGTCGCCGATGATGGCGTGGACCTGCTCACCCTCGCCATCGAGACCGGCGAAAACGGCGCGGGTTACGAGATCATCCCGGCCGACACCCTCGCGACACTTTTTGGCACGGCAGGGGAGGGCAACCTGATGCTGCAGGGCGGCGAGACCGCGCTGGAGGCCGACCTCGTGCAAGTCTGGGGTGGCGCCTCGTGGATCAACTTCTACTTCAATACCGCCCGGGATCGTTGGGCCCGCGACCTCGATTCCGCGGCGAGTCCGAGTCGCGATCACTTTCTGCTGCGGCCCGACCGCGGTGTCATGATCACGCGACGCGGCGGCTCCGATCTGAATATTCCGACGATTGGACGTGTGCTCATTTCGCCGCCGCGCGCCGTGCACTCCCGCACCGAAAATGCACTCACCTTCCTCGCCACCATGCAGGCGATGGATACGACCTTGGGGGAGCTGGCCTTGCAGACGGAGTCCCGCACGCACGCGTGGAAATCTGCGGCCGATCCGACCGAGGCCGATCTGCTCGTGGTCTGGGCCGGCGCCTCATGGTTCAGCTTCTACTTCAACAGCGAAAGCGGCCACTGGCAGCGCAGCGACGAGACCGACACCAATCGGGATGGCTTTGTGATCAAGGCTGGCACGCCCATCTTTGTGCAGCGCCGCGACGCGGGTGAAACGGCGGCCGACAAAACCATCCAGTTTCCGTCGATCGGCAACTGATCGAGGGGTATGGCGGGACACGCTCAGTATTTCCGAGCATGGGCGGCGCTGGTGCTGGGGCTCGGTCTTATCCGGCTGCCAATCCTGGCGCAGACGGTTGAGCTCGATTCCTTCGACCAAGACACGGTGAGCGGAGCGCCGGCCACCGGCACCTCTTGGACCGGTAACATCACGCAGCAGGCCACGAGCATCCAGGTCGGTGGCACGGCGAAAGATGAGAACGGCTGGGTGTCGGCGAGCCTCAACCTCGATGCGTCCGCCATGAACTACCTGCGCATCCTCGCGCAGCGCGACACCGGTAACGAAAGTCCGGCAGTCGTCGTGCAGTTCAACGACCTCTACCTCACCCAGGACGCCGGCGTGTTTTCGGTGGGCAGCGATGCCTTCGCCGCTGGGGAGCTGACGTGGGTCCAGGTGCCCATCGACTCGTGGGGCGCCGGCTTCGACGCGAGCCAGATCACTGACTGGAGCCTTGGTGGCGGGGCGACGGGTCTGACCGATTTCCGCATGACCTTTGCCCACCTCGCGTTGTCCAGCGACCTCTTGGCCCTAAGCGGCGGCAAAATCATTACGGCGGGTGATCAGACTTACGCGGCGGCGCAGTCTCTCACCGGTGACACCACCCTTGGCAACACCGACGGCGCGAATGGCACCGGCACCGCCATCACCTTTGATGACTCCTTGGACGGAGCTTATGCGCTTACGCTCAACACCAACGGCGTCACCACGTTGGACGGTGCGGCGGGCGGCACCACTCCGCTCGCGAGTCTCACCACCGATGCCGGTGGCCGCACCGAAATCAATGGCGGCGAAGTGACCACCACCGGCGACCAATCCTACGGTGACGAAGTGCACCTCGGCGCCGACACGCTCCTGCAAGTGTTGGGGGATGGCATTGTGCAGTTCTTCCAGCCGATCCAGGGCAACGATTGGGAGCTGACGATCAACTCGCCGAACTGGGGCACCTTCGGCGCCGCCCACCAATTGGCGGCGCTGAACAAATCCGGCTCCGGCACCTTCGTGCTCAGTAGCCAAAGCACCTTCACCGGTCCCACCACCGTGAATGCCGGCACCCTGCAGCTCGACGTCGATCAGGCGCTCAGTGCGTCCAGCTCGCTGGTGCTCGCCGGCGGCACCTTCGACCTCAATCAGCACAGCCTCACCCTCAGCACCTTGGCGGTCACGGCCGATTCGATCCTGGATTTTGGCGGCGGCTCGGGCTCGTTCACCTTGTCCAGTATCAGTGGCAGCCTGTGGAACGGCACGCTGAGTATCAGCAACTTTAACCCGTCTTCCAACACCCTGCGCTTCGGCACGGGGTCCGATGGTCTGAACCTCGCTAACCTGCCGCTGTTTCGCTTTGTCGATTACGGCGGAGCGATCGGCCAGATCGATGGACTCGGTTTTGTGACGCCCTCGGCCGTGCCGGAACCCGGCACGGTGGCGCTGCTGGCCGGCGTGGCCGTGTTGGGAGCCACGGTCTATCGACGTCGCCGGTTGCAGCAATTGGCGGCGACGGAGCGCGACGCGGACTCGACCGCGCCGCGTTGCGATGACACAAGGTCGTCCTCATGCTGCTGACCCCCCTCATGGCAATGCGAGTGCGCCGCTGGTTGAGCGTGGTGTTACTGTGCGGTGGCCTCACCGCCGCCTCCGCGCAAACGCTCCTGGTGGAGAGCTTCGACGCCGGCAGTAGCACGGGTTCGGTCGTGCCCGGCAGCTCGTGGGAAGGCAACGTGACGCAGAATGCGGGCAGCATCACGGTTGGCGGAGACGCCTTGGATGAAAACGGCTGGTTTGCCCCGGCCGTAAACCTCGATGCGACTGGCATGAACGTGCTCACCATCACGGCGCAGCGCGACAGCGGCAACCAAGCGCCCTCGGTCGCGATCCAGTTTGAGGATCCCTTTCTCAACACGACGGTGTTTTCGATCGCCGCCTCGGAGTTTGCCGTGGGCGAGCTCACCACCGTGCACCTGGCCATCAGCGGTTGGGCGGCCGGTTTCGACTTCACCCAGATCACCGGTTGGAATTTTGGCGGCGGTTCCCCCGGCATCGTCCCCTTTCGCCTCACCATCGATGAGATCCTCTTCGAAGCCGAGATCCTGGCCGCACCCGAAATCACCTCTGCGGGCGCTGACGTGACCGTGGTCGAAGGTGAGTCCACCACCTTTGCGGTGACCGCCACCGGCACGGATCCGCTCACGTATCAATGGTTCCATGACGGCGCGGCCGTCACCGGCAATGCCTCCGCGACCACCGCGTCGCTCGCCCTGACCGACATCACTCCCGCCGATGCCGGCAACTACACCTGCGTGGTCAGCAACGGCGAAGGCAGTGCGACCAGTCCGGCCTTTGCGCTCACCGTGCGCCCCCTGGCGGTGGTGACCTTGCTCGACCTGGCCACCACCTACTCCGGTGAGCCGCGGGTTGCCTCCGCCACCACCGACCCGGCGGGACTCACCGTTACCTTCACTTACGATGGGGCCGAGACTCCGCCGACCGCGGCGGGCAGTTACACCGTCGTCGCCACGGTCGACGACGATTCCTACGTCGGCTCAGCGACCGGCACGCTGGTCGTGGCCAAACGCCGGCCGGTCATCACGTGGGATGCGGGCGGGCCGCTGAACGACGGCGACACGCTCACCGCCGAGAACCTGGACGCCACGGCCGATACGGATGGCGCCTTCGTTTACGACCCGGCGCTCGGCACCACGCTGGCGACGGGCGAACACACGCTCACGGCGCAGTTTACGCCGACGGATACAGCCAACGAACTGCCGGTCACGACCACGCGTTTGCTCGCGGTGGGCATCACCCCGCCGTCGGTGCTCAGCGCACCGTCGAACCAAGTCACGATTCTGGGCCAAGCCTCCAGCTTCACCGTATCGGCCGCCGGACCCGGCACCTTGTTCTACGAATGGAGTAAGGACGGCGCCGTCCTCCCCGAGGCCACTAGCGCGACGCTCACCCTCAACGCGGTCACGCTCGACGATGCCGGCGACTACACGGTGCGTGTTTACAGCGCGGCTGGCTCGGCCCCGACGCGCACGGCCAGCCTCACCGTGCACGATGTGAGCGTCGCGCAATCGATCGAAGGGGCGGGCTATACCCCGGGCGCGACGGTGACTGTGACCAATACGGTGACCTACACCGCCAACCTCAGCGCGCTCACCTGGAGCGTGTTGCCGCCGGCCGCCGTGGGCGGAGCTGACTGGGCGTTCGCCGCCAGCAGTGGCGACACCACCGCGACCACCACCCCGACTGCCGGCGATACGGACCTCTTCGAGTGGCAATGGTCCACCGTGCCGGCCAACCCCTTCACGTTCAGCTACACCGTCGACGTGCCAGCTGCGGCGACGGGCGATTACGAATTCACCGCCATGGCGTCGGTCACCATTGAGGGCACGGTCATCGACGCGCTGGTCGCGCCCGATCCGCTGACCCTGGCTGCGGCCGACACCACGCACAGCGCGGACACCAATGGCGACTTTGCCATCGATTTGTCCGAGCTGCTGCGCGTCATCGAGCTCTACAACACCCGTTTTGGCACCACGCGCACGGGCCGCTATCAGGAACAGAGTGGCACCGACGACGGGTTTGCGTCCGACCCTTCGCTCGCGGCCGACGGGCCCGTGGGCCTAACCCAATTTCATTCAGCAGATT
This portion of the Actomonas aquatica genome encodes:
- a CDS encoding autotransporter-associated beta strand repeat-containing protein; the protein is MAGHAQYFRAWAALVLGLGLIRLPILAQTVELDSFDQDTVSGAPATGTSWTGNITQQATSIQVGGTAKDENGWVSASLNLDASAMNYLRILAQRDTGNESPAVVVQFNDLYLTQDAGVFSVGSDAFAAGELTWVQVPIDSWGAGFDASQITDWSLGGGATGLTDFRMTFAHLALSSDLLALSGGKIITAGDQTYAAAQSLTGDTTLGNTDGANGTGTAITFDDSLDGAYALTLNTNGVTTLDGAAGGTTPLASLTTDAGGRTEINGGEVTTTGDQSYGDEVHLGADTLLQVLGDGIVQFFQPIQGNDWELTINSPNWGTFGAAHQLAALNKSGSGTFVLSSQSTFTGPTTVNAGTLQLDVDQALSASSSLVLAGGTFDLNQHSLTLSTLAVTADSILDFGGGSGSFTLSSISGSLWNGTLSISNFNPSSNTLRFGTGSDGLNLANLPLFRFVDYGGAIGQIDGLGFVTPSAVPEPGTVALLAGVAVLGATVYRRRRLQQLAATERDADSTAPRCDDTRSSSCC
- a CDS encoding MBG domain-containing protein; this encodes MLLTPLMAMRVRRWLSVVLLCGGLTAASAQTLLVESFDAGSSTGSVVPGSSWEGNVTQNAGSITVGGDALDENGWFAPAVNLDATGMNVLTITAQRDSGNQAPSVAIQFEDPFLNTTVFSIAASEFAVGELTTVHLAISGWAAGFDFTQITGWNFGGGSPGIVPFRLTIDEILFEAEILAAPEITSAGADVTVVEGESTTFAVTATGTDPLTYQWFHDGAAVTGNASATTASLALTDITPADAGNYTCVVSNGEGSATSPAFALTVRPLAVVTLLDLATTYSGEPRVASATTDPAGLTVTFTYDGAETPPTAAGSYTVVATVDDDSYVGSATGTLVVAKRRPVITWDAGGPLNDGDTLTAENLDATADTDGAFVYDPALGTTLATGEHTLTAQFTPTDTANELPVTTTRLLAVGITPPSVLSAPSNQVTILGQASSFTVSAAGPGTLFYEWSKDGAVLPEATSATLTLNAVTLDDAGDYTVRVYSAAGSAPTRTASLTVHDVSVAQSIEGAGYTPGATVTVTNTVTYTANLSALTWSVLPPAAVGGADWAFAASSGDTTATTTPTAGDTDLFEWQWSTVPANPFTFSYTVDVPAAATGDYEFTAMASVTIEGTVIDALVAPDPLTLAAADTTHSADTNGDFAIDLSELLRVIELYNTRFGTTRTGRYQEQSGTDDGFASDPSLAADGPVGLTQFHSADYNDDGLVDLSELLRVIELYNQREGTTRTGRYHVATGTVDGFAPGE